Proteins from one Impatiens glandulifera chromosome 2, dImpGla2.1, whole genome shotgun sequence genomic window:
- the LOC124926603 gene encoding cinnamoyl-CoA reductase-like SNL6 isoform X2 gives MGMIRPFEEERIEIKEFKQMLSSCSSVQRRKDDDRFHDQPEKLALQSDHDVTETLICVTSGVSFVGIAIVNRLLLRGYSVRVLVTNEEELEKLREIAGNIDITNGTTMLTAVTADINEVQSLSDAFNGCQGVFHTAAFIDPAGLSGYSKAMAGIELKTCENVMVACSRTTTVRRCVLTSSLVACLWREDSSNCDNDPSSSSSSSTIINHHSWSDESLWYALGKLRAEKCAWRIIGEQKRVRLVTICAGLVTGPEFPHRNPTSTFAYLKGVQHMYAKGLLATVDVHRLADAHLLLFEAMDDEESFGRYICFDNVVQCQTEADDLARQLGSNATIITGNNPSPASPRFQLSNLKLSKLMMTTLGCNSNNNVI, from the exons ATGGGGATGATAAGGCCATTTGAAGAGGAGCGGATTGAGATTAAGGAATTCAAGCAGATGCTGTCTTCATGCTCCTCCGTGCAACGTAGGAAAGACGATGACCGATTTCACGATCAGCCCGAGAAGCTAGCTCTACAATCAGACCACGACGTCACAGAAACGCTAATCTGCGTTACCAGCGGAGTATCCTTCGTCGGCATCGCCATCGTCAACCGCCTCTTGCTTCGCGGTTACTCCGTCCGAGTTCTCGTCACTAATGAAG AGGAGTTGGAGAAACTAAGAGAGATTGCAGGCAACATAGACATTACAAATGGCACAACCATGTTGACTGCAGTTACAGCCGATATTAATGAAGTTCAGAGCTTATCAGATGCGTTTAATGGCTGCCAAGGAGTATTCCACACTGCTGCTTTCATCGATCCAGCTGGTCTTTCTGGATATTCG AAAGCAATGGCTGGTATAGAATTGAAAACCTGCGAGAATGTGATGGTAGCATGTTCAAGAACAACAACGGTCAGACGTTGTGTGCTCACCTCGTCGCTTGTGGCCTGTCTATGGCGGGAGGATAGTAGTAACTGTGACAACGatccttcctcttcctcttcatcGAGTACGATTATTAATCACCATAGTTGGAGCGACGAATCA TTATGGTATGCATTGGGTAAACTAAGAGCAGAGAAATGTGCATGGAGGATAATAGGTGAGCAAAAAAGAGTAAGGCTTGTAACCATTTGTGCTGGTTTGGTTACAGGTCCTGAATTTCCTCACAGAAATCCCACTTCTACATTTGCCTATCTAAAAGGAGTCCAACATATGTATGCAAAAGGTTTGCTAGCAACAGTAGATGTGCACCGACTGGCCGATGCACACTTACTTCTTTTCGAGGCAATGGACGACGAAGAATCATTCGGAAGGTACATTTGTTTTGACAATGTTGTTCAATGTCAGACCGAGGCCGATGATTTGGCCAGACAACTTGGTTCAAATGCAACTATTATTACCGGAAATAACCCGAGCCCTGCCTCTCCAAGGTTTCAATTATCAAATCTAAAGCTTTCTAAGCTAATGATGACAACACTAGGATGCAACAGCAATAATAATGTAATCTAA
- the LOC124926603 gene encoding cinnamoyl-CoA reductase-like SNL6 isoform X1, whose translation MGMIRPFEEERIEIKEFKQMLSSCSSVQRRKDDDRFHDQPEKLALQSDHDVTETLICVTSGVSFVGIAIVNRLLLRGYSVRVLVTNEEELEKLREIAGNIDITNGTTMLTAVTADINEVQSLSDAFNGCQGVFHTAAFIDPAGLSGYSKAMAGIELKTCENVMVACSRTTTVRRCVLTSSLVACLWREDSSNCDNDPSSSSSSSTIINHHSWSDESVCLKNKLWYALGKLRAEKCAWRIIGEQKRVRLVTICAGLVTGPEFPHRNPTSTFAYLKGVQHMYAKGLLATVDVHRLADAHLLLFEAMDDEESFGRYICFDNVVQCQTEADDLARQLGSNATIITGNNPSPASPRFQLSNLKLSKLMMTTLGCNSNNNVI comes from the exons ATGGGGATGATAAGGCCATTTGAAGAGGAGCGGATTGAGATTAAGGAATTCAAGCAGATGCTGTCTTCATGCTCCTCCGTGCAACGTAGGAAAGACGATGACCGATTTCACGATCAGCCCGAGAAGCTAGCTCTACAATCAGACCACGACGTCACAGAAACGCTAATCTGCGTTACCAGCGGAGTATCCTTCGTCGGCATCGCCATCGTCAACCGCCTCTTGCTTCGCGGTTACTCCGTCCGAGTTCTCGTCACTAATGAAG AGGAGTTGGAGAAACTAAGAGAGATTGCAGGCAACATAGACATTACAAATGGCACAACCATGTTGACTGCAGTTACAGCCGATATTAATGAAGTTCAGAGCTTATCAGATGCGTTTAATGGCTGCCAAGGAGTATTCCACACTGCTGCTTTCATCGATCCAGCTGGTCTTTCTGGATATTCG AAAGCAATGGCTGGTATAGAATTGAAAACCTGCGAGAATGTGATGGTAGCATGTTCAAGAACAACAACGGTCAGACGTTGTGTGCTCACCTCGTCGCTTGTGGCCTGTCTATGGCGGGAGGATAGTAGTAACTGTGACAACGatccttcctcttcctcttcatcGAGTACGATTATTAATCACCATAGTTGGAGCGACGAATCAGTATGCTTGAAAAAcaag TTATGGTATGCATTGGGTAAACTAAGAGCAGAGAAATGTGCATGGAGGATAATAGGTGAGCAAAAAAGAGTAAGGCTTGTAACCATTTGTGCTGGTTTGGTTACAGGTCCTGAATTTCCTCACAGAAATCCCACTTCTACATTTGCCTATCTAAAAGGAGTCCAACATATGTATGCAAAAGGTTTGCTAGCAACAGTAGATGTGCACCGACTGGCCGATGCACACTTACTTCTTTTCGAGGCAATGGACGACGAAGAATCATTCGGAAGGTACATTTGTTTTGACAATGTTGTTCAATGTCAGACCGAGGCCGATGATTTGGCCAGACAACTTGGTTCAAATGCAACTATTATTACCGGAAATAACCCGAGCCCTGCCTCTCCAAGGTTTCAATTATCAAATCTAAAGCTTTCTAAGCTAATGATGACAACACTAGGATGCAACAGCAATAATAATGTAATCTAA
- the LOC124926696 gene encoding ADP-ribosylation factor 1: MGLSFTKLFSRLFAKKEMRILMVGLDAAGKTTILYKLKLGEIVTTIPTIGFNVETVEYKNISFTVWDVGGQDKIRPLWRHYFQNTQGLIFVVDSNDRDRVVEAKDELHRMLNEDELRDAVLLVFANKQDLPNAMNAAEITDKLGLHSLRQRHWYIQSTCATSGEGLYEGLDWLSNNIASKS, from the exons ATGGGACTCAGCTTCACAAAGCTTTTCAGCAGGCTTTTTGCCAAGAAGGAGATGAGAATTCTGATGGTAGGTCTCGATGCTGCTGGTAAGACTACCATTTTGTACAAGCTCAAGCTAGGAGAGATTGTTACTACAATTCCTACCATAG GATTTAATGTGGAGACTGTCGAATACAAGAACATTAGCTTCACGGTGTGGGATGTTGGTGGTCAGGACAAG ATCCGCCCACTTTGGAGGCACTATTTCCAGAACACTCAGGGGCTGATATTTGTTGTGGATAGCAATGACAGGGACCGTGTTGTTGAGGCCAAGGATGAATTGCATAGGATGTTGAATGAG GATGAACTCAGAGATGCTGTTTTGCTTGTATTTGCTAACAAGCAAGATCTTCCTAATGCAATGAATGCTGCAGAAATTACTGATAAGCTCGGTCTCCACTCACTTCGCCAACGTCACTG GTACATCCAGAGCACTTGTGCAACCTCTGGGGAGGGTCTATATGAAGGGCTTGATTGGCTGTCGAACAATATTGCTAGCAAA TCTTAG